The sequence below is a genomic window from Terriglobales bacterium.
TCGACCTGGGCTGGCGCGCGAAGCTCGCGGCCACCGGCGAAGATCGCGTCCGCTGGATGAACGGCATGGTCACGGGAAACGTCCGCGACCTGGCGCCCAACCGCGGCGCCTACAGCTTCCTGCTCAATCCCCAGGGACACATCCTCGGCGACCTCTACATCTACAACCGCGGCGACCACCTCCTGCTCGACACCGACAGCTCCCAGGCGCCGCGCCTGCGCGAGGTCTTCGAGAAGTACATCATCATGGATGACGTCGCGATCACCGACATCAGCGAGAAGCTCACCGCCATCGGGCTGCGTGGACCGAACGCGAGCGCCGTGCTGGGGAAGTGTGGCCTGAACGCTGGCACGCTCGAGCCGCTCGAGCTTCGCGACACGACTCTTCAGGACATCGGCGTCTCTCTGGTGCGCTCCGCGGGCCGCGACCCCGGCTACGAGATCTGGCTGACGCCGCAGAATGCCGCGAACGTCTGGGACGCGCTGGTCGCCGCCGGCGCGACGCCTGTCGGCACGGAAGCCTGGGAGATGTGCCGCATCGCCGCGGGCCTGCCGCGCTACGGTCAGGACATCCGCGAGCGCGACCTGCCCCAGGAGACCGAGCAGCACCAGGCGCTCGACTTCTCCAAAGGCTGCTACGTCGGCCAGGAGATCGTGGAGCGCATCCGCTCCCGCGGCCAGGTGCACCGCAAGTTCACCGGCTTTCGCCTGAAAAACGCCGGCGCAGGCGCCGCCGCTCCCGGAACCAAGATCCAAGCCGAGGGCAAGGACGTGGGCGAACTGACCAGCGTCGCCTCCCTGCCCCAGACCGACGGCACGCGCACTACCATCGCGCTCGGATACGTGCGCCGCGAGCTCACGCTCCACCCAAAAGCGTTGAAGGCCGGTGAAGCGACGGTTACGGTCGCCGAGTTACCTTTTGCGCTCTAGAAACTAGAAACTGGAAACTAGAAACTAGAAAGAAGATATGACCGAGAAGAAGCAATCCGATTTTGTGGTCAGCGACAAGCGCAAGTTCACCTCCGAGGGCGACTTGCGTCCGGAGACCGCGTCCAACCCGGCAGAAGCCCCTCCCGAGCCTGTTCCGCCTCCGGTTCCGCCGCCTGTCCCGGCTGCTCCGGCCCCTGCCGAAGCTCTT
It includes:
- a CDS encoding folate-binding protein, encoding MTRTFLSEHLAARGARLGEYGGAETASAFGDPQAEFVALRSASGVFDLGWRAKLAATGEDRVRWMNGMVTGNVRDLAPNRGAYSFLLNPQGHILGDLYIYNRGDHLLLDTDSSQAPRLREVFEKYIIMDDVAITDISEKLTAIGLRGPNASAVLGKCGLNAGTLEPLELRDTTLQDIGVSLVRSAGRDPGYEIWLTPQNAANVWDALVAAGATPVGTEAWEMCRIAAGLPRYGQDIRERDLPQETEQHQALDFSKGCYVGQEIVERIRSRGQVHRKFTGFRLKNAGAGAAAPGTKIQAEGKDVGELTSVASLPQTDGTRTTIALGYVRRELTLHPKALKAGEATVTVAELPFAL